The Phalacrocorax carbo chromosome 21, bPhaCar2.1, whole genome shotgun sequence genome has a window encoding:
- the ST14 gene encoding suppressor of tumorigenicity 14 protein isoform X2 translates to MTPSLRGAFGHSFSGMKFSLISLRTPAKRGRWEPQLDTGVSGDPRGVSGFPHLPGARRGGAGHHAEPCRAEDMNNLEEGVEFLPAMNSKKMEKRGPKRWVVVTIVIVAFLLISLVTGLLVWHFKYRNAAVRKVFNGHLRVLNWDFLDAYENSSSSDFIVLANKVKSTVEDIYRNHEDIGPYHKETVITAFSEGSVIAYYWSEFLVPKYREESLDRAMADRQSLIQKLNPRLRNPVLKVESVVAFPADPSIAYSTRDNSCMFALHAKEGEVTSFTTPGFPNSPYPNNALCYWTLRADANSIISLTFKTLELEQCSTDSDYIKVYNSLSPVEPHALVKLCGNYAPSYNLTFLSSQNVMLVTLVTNKEGRFPGFKAEFFQLPKMKACSGTLKGESGTFTTPYYPAHYPPAMDCVWNIEVPPKKNVKVRFNMFFVLEPGIPVGSCTKDYVQINSTRYCGERSQFVVISTTNKIEVRFHSDQSYTDTGFSAEYLSYDSSDPCPGKFACNTGRCIDRSMRCDGWLDCVDGSDERGCTCTDKQFKCQNGWCKPKFWVCDNVNDCGDNSDELQCSCAADSFKCSNGKCIPDTRKCDGKDDCGDGSDEGSCSKVAHTTVPCKEYTYKCRSGPCISKQNPECDGERDCEDNSDEDNCNCGIRSYTRKSRIVGGQNSDVGEWPWQVSLHTKGQGHICGASLISERWLVSAAHCFLQLQGIRYSDPSLWTAYLGLTNQGNLNGANVQARKIKRIISHPFFNDYTYDYDIAVMELQSPATFSSVVQPICLPDATHNFPVGKDLWVTGWGATTEGGSGASILQKAEIRLINQTVCNELLQDQLTPRMMCVGILTGGVDACQGDSGGPLVSVEPSGRMFLAGVVSWGDGCAQRNKPGVYSRLTSLRDWVKAQTGL, encoded by the exons ATGACGCCGAGCCTGCGCGGGGCTTTTGGGCACAGCTTTTCAGGCATGAAGTTTTCCTTAATTTCCCTGCGGACGCCTGCGAAGCGGGGGAGGTGGGAGCCGCAGCTGGACACGGGTGTGTCGGGGGACCCGCGGGGTGTTTCCGGCTTCCCGCACCTGCCCGGAGCGCGGAGAGGAGGGGCCGGGCACCatgccgagccgtgccgtgccgag GACATGAACAACCTGGAGGAAGGGGTGGAGTTCCTCCCTGCCATGAACTCCAAGAAGATGGAGAAGCGTGGCCCAAAGCGGTGGGTGGTCGTCACCATCGTGATCGTTGCTTTCCTGCTCATCTCCCTCGTCACCGGCCTCCTGGTTTGGCACTTCAAAT ACAGGAACGCGGCCGTCCGGAAGGTTTTCAACGGCCACTTACGGGTTCTGAACTGGGACTTCCTTGACGCTTACGAGAACTCCAGCTCATCGGACTTCATCGTGCTGGCCAATAAGGTGAAGAGCACG GTGGAGGATATCTACAGGAATCATGAAGATATTGGCCCTTACCACAAAGAGACAGTGATAACTGCGTTCAG TGAAGGCAGCGTCATTGCCTACTACTGGTCAGAGTTCCTTGTCCCCAAGTACCGGGAGGAGAGTCTGGACAGGGCGATGGCAGACAGGCAGAGCCTGATCCAGAAACTGAACCCCCGCCTGCGAAACCCCGTGCTGAAGGTGGAGTCGGTCGTCGCTTTCC ctgctgaccCCAGCATAGCTTACTCCACTCGGGACA ATAGCTGCATGTTTGCCCTCCACGCCAAGGAAGGGGAGGTCACCAGTTTCACCACGCCGGGCTTCCCCAACAGCCCGTACCCCAACAACGCGCTCTGCTACTGGACACTGAGGGCAGATGCCAACTCCATCATCAGCCTGACCTTCAAGACGCTGGAGCTGGAGCAGTGCTCAACTGACAGTGACTACATCAAGGTGTACAACTCTCTGAGCCCCGTGGAGCCCCACGCTTTGGTCAA GCTCTGTGGGAATTACGCCCCTTCCTACAACCTGACCTTCCTGTCCTCCCAGAACGTCATGCTCGTCACGTTGGTTACCAACAAGGAGGGGAGATTCCCTGGCTTTAAGGCTGAGTTCTTCCAGCTCCCCAAGATGAAAG CCTGCAGTGGGACTCTGAAAGGAGAAAGCGGCACCTTCACAACTCCCTATTACCCAGCACACTACCCCCCAGCCATGGACTGTGTCTGGAACATAGAG GTTCCCCCAAAAAAGAATGTGAAGGTGCGTTTCAACATGTTCTTCGTGCTGGAGCCCGGGATCCCGGTCGGCTCCTGCACCAAGGACTATGTGCAGATCAACAGCACGAG GTACTGCGGGGAGCGTTCCCAGTTCGTGGTGATCAGTACAACCAACAAAATAGAGGTCCGGTTCCACTCAGACCAGTCCTACACGGACACTGGCTTCTCTGCTGAGTACCTCTCCTATGACTCCAGCGATC CCTGCCCTGGCAAGTTTGCCTGCAACACTGGCCGCTGCATTGACCGAAGCATGCGCTGCGACGGGTGGCTGGACTGCGTAGACGGCAGCGATGAGAGAGGCTGCA CCTGTACCGACAAGCAGTTCAAGTGCCAGAATGGCTGGTGCAAGCCCAAGTTCTGGGTCTGTGACAACGTGAACGACTGCGGGGACAACAGCGACGAGCTGCAGTGCA GCTGCGCAGCCGACAGCTTCAAATGCAGCAACGGGAAGTGCATCCCCGACACGCGGAAGTGTGACGGCAAGGACGACTGCGGGGACGGGAGCGACGagggcagctgcagcaaag TGGCCCACACGACAGTCCCCTGCAAGGAATACACGTACAAATGCCGCAGCGGGCCCTGCATCAGCAAGCAGAACCCGGAGTGCGATGGGGAGCGGGACTGCGAGGACAACTCTGACGAGGACAACTGCA acTGCGGGATCCGCTCCTACACGAGGAAGTCGCGGATCGTCGGCGGGCAGAACTCGGACGTGGGAGAATGGCCGTGGCAGGTCAGCCTCCACACCAAGGGCCAGGGCCACATCTGCGGGGCCTCGCTGATCTCTGAGAGGTGGCTGGTGTCGGCGGCGCActgcttcctccagctgcagggcatCAG GTACTCGGACCCCAGCCTATGGACAGCCTACCTGGGCCTGACCAACCAAGGCAACCTCAACGGCGCCAACGTGCAAGCGCGGAAAATCAAGCGCATCATCTCCCACCCCTTCTTCAACGACTACACCTATGACTACGACATTGCCGTGATGGAGCTACAGAGCCCCGCCACCTTCTCCTCCGTCGTCCAGCCCATCTGCCTGCCCGATGCCACCCACAACTTCCCCGTGGGCAAGGACCTGTGGGTGACCGGCTGGGGAGCGACCACGGAAGGAG GCAGCGGCGCCTCCAtcttgcagaaagcagaaatccGGCTCATCAACCAGACCGTGTGTAACGAGCTGCTGCAGGACCAGCTGACGCCGCGCATGATGTGCGTGGGGATCCTGACGGGCGGCGTGGACGCCTGCCAG GGAGACTCTGGAGGGCCACTGGTCAGCGTGGAGCCCAGCGGTCGGATGTTCCTGGCCGGTGTAGTGAGCTGGGGCGACGGCTGCGCGCAGAGAAACAAGCCTGGCGTCTACAGCCGGCTCACCAGCCTGCGAGACTGGGTCAAAGCACAGACGGGCCTTTAG
- the ST14 gene encoding suppressor of tumorigenicity 14 protein isoform X3, whose protein sequence is MLQGPAADGASMRYSAQLQDMNNLEEGVEFLPAMNSKKMEKRGPKRWVVVTIVIVAFLLISLVTGLLVWHFKYRNAAVRKVFNGHLRVLNWDFLDAYENSSSSDFIVLANKVKSTVEDIYRNHEDIGPYHKETVITAFSEGSVIAYYWSEFLVPKYREESLDRAMADRQSLIQKLNPRLRNPVLKVESVVAFPADPSIAYSTRDNSCMFALHAKEGEVTSFTTPGFPNSPYPNNALCYWTLRADANSIISLTFKTLELEQCSTDSDYIKVYNSLSPVEPHALVKLCGNYAPSYNLTFLSSQNVMLVTLVTNKEGRFPGFKAEFFQLPKMKACSGTLKGESGTFTTPYYPAHYPPAMDCVWNIEVPPKKNVKVRFNMFFVLEPGIPVGSCTKDYVQINSTRYCGERSQFVVISTTNKIEVRFHSDQSYTDTGFSAEYLSYDSSDPCPGKFACNTGRCIDRSMRCDGWLDCVDGSDERGCTCTDKQFKCQNGWCKPKFWVCDNVNDCGDNSDELQCSCAADSFKCSNGKCIPDTRKCDGKDDCGDGSDEGSCSKVAHTTVPCKEYTYKCRSGPCISKQNPECDGERDCEDNSDEDNCNCGIRSYTRKSRIVGGQNSDVGEWPWQVSLHTKGQGHICGASLISERWLVSAAHCFLQLQGIRYSDPSLWTAYLGLTNQGNLNGANVQARKIKRIISHPFFNDYTYDYDIAVMELQSPATFSSVVQPICLPDATHNFPVGKDLWVTGWGATTEGGSGASILQKAEIRLINQTVCNELLQDQLTPRMMCVGILTGGVDACQGDSGGPLVSVEPSGRMFLAGVVSWGDGCAQRNKPGVYSRLTSLRDWVKAQTGL, encoded by the exons ATGTtgcagggccccgcggccgaCGGTGCCAGCATGAGGTACAGCGCCCAACTGCAG GACATGAACAACCTGGAGGAAGGGGTGGAGTTCCTCCCTGCCATGAACTCCAAGAAGATGGAGAAGCGTGGCCCAAAGCGGTGGGTGGTCGTCACCATCGTGATCGTTGCTTTCCTGCTCATCTCCCTCGTCACCGGCCTCCTGGTTTGGCACTTCAAAT ACAGGAACGCGGCCGTCCGGAAGGTTTTCAACGGCCACTTACGGGTTCTGAACTGGGACTTCCTTGACGCTTACGAGAACTCCAGCTCATCGGACTTCATCGTGCTGGCCAATAAGGTGAAGAGCACG GTGGAGGATATCTACAGGAATCATGAAGATATTGGCCCTTACCACAAAGAGACAGTGATAACTGCGTTCAG TGAAGGCAGCGTCATTGCCTACTACTGGTCAGAGTTCCTTGTCCCCAAGTACCGGGAGGAGAGTCTGGACAGGGCGATGGCAGACAGGCAGAGCCTGATCCAGAAACTGAACCCCCGCCTGCGAAACCCCGTGCTGAAGGTGGAGTCGGTCGTCGCTTTCC ctgctgaccCCAGCATAGCTTACTCCACTCGGGACA ATAGCTGCATGTTTGCCCTCCACGCCAAGGAAGGGGAGGTCACCAGTTTCACCACGCCGGGCTTCCCCAACAGCCCGTACCCCAACAACGCGCTCTGCTACTGGACACTGAGGGCAGATGCCAACTCCATCATCAGCCTGACCTTCAAGACGCTGGAGCTGGAGCAGTGCTCAACTGACAGTGACTACATCAAGGTGTACAACTCTCTGAGCCCCGTGGAGCCCCACGCTTTGGTCAA GCTCTGTGGGAATTACGCCCCTTCCTACAACCTGACCTTCCTGTCCTCCCAGAACGTCATGCTCGTCACGTTGGTTACCAACAAGGAGGGGAGATTCCCTGGCTTTAAGGCTGAGTTCTTCCAGCTCCCCAAGATGAAAG CCTGCAGTGGGACTCTGAAAGGAGAAAGCGGCACCTTCACAACTCCCTATTACCCAGCACACTACCCCCCAGCCATGGACTGTGTCTGGAACATAGAG GTTCCCCCAAAAAAGAATGTGAAGGTGCGTTTCAACATGTTCTTCGTGCTGGAGCCCGGGATCCCGGTCGGCTCCTGCACCAAGGACTATGTGCAGATCAACAGCACGAG GTACTGCGGGGAGCGTTCCCAGTTCGTGGTGATCAGTACAACCAACAAAATAGAGGTCCGGTTCCACTCAGACCAGTCCTACACGGACACTGGCTTCTCTGCTGAGTACCTCTCCTATGACTCCAGCGATC CCTGCCCTGGCAAGTTTGCCTGCAACACTGGCCGCTGCATTGACCGAAGCATGCGCTGCGACGGGTGGCTGGACTGCGTAGACGGCAGCGATGAGAGAGGCTGCA CCTGTACCGACAAGCAGTTCAAGTGCCAGAATGGCTGGTGCAAGCCCAAGTTCTGGGTCTGTGACAACGTGAACGACTGCGGGGACAACAGCGACGAGCTGCAGTGCA GCTGCGCAGCCGACAGCTTCAAATGCAGCAACGGGAAGTGCATCCCCGACACGCGGAAGTGTGACGGCAAGGACGACTGCGGGGACGGGAGCGACGagggcagctgcagcaaag TGGCCCACACGACAGTCCCCTGCAAGGAATACACGTACAAATGCCGCAGCGGGCCCTGCATCAGCAAGCAGAACCCGGAGTGCGATGGGGAGCGGGACTGCGAGGACAACTCTGACGAGGACAACTGCA acTGCGGGATCCGCTCCTACACGAGGAAGTCGCGGATCGTCGGCGGGCAGAACTCGGACGTGGGAGAATGGCCGTGGCAGGTCAGCCTCCACACCAAGGGCCAGGGCCACATCTGCGGGGCCTCGCTGATCTCTGAGAGGTGGCTGGTGTCGGCGGCGCActgcttcctccagctgcagggcatCAG GTACTCGGACCCCAGCCTATGGACAGCCTACCTGGGCCTGACCAACCAAGGCAACCTCAACGGCGCCAACGTGCAAGCGCGGAAAATCAAGCGCATCATCTCCCACCCCTTCTTCAACGACTACACCTATGACTACGACATTGCCGTGATGGAGCTACAGAGCCCCGCCACCTTCTCCTCCGTCGTCCAGCCCATCTGCCTGCCCGATGCCACCCACAACTTCCCCGTGGGCAAGGACCTGTGGGTGACCGGCTGGGGAGCGACCACGGAAGGAG GCAGCGGCGCCTCCAtcttgcagaaagcagaaatccGGCTCATCAACCAGACCGTGTGTAACGAGCTGCTGCAGGACCAGCTGACGCCGCGCATGATGTGCGTGGGGATCCTGACGGGCGGCGTGGACGCCTGCCAG GGAGACTCTGGAGGGCCACTGGTCAGCGTGGAGCCCAGCGGTCGGATGTTCCTGGCCGGTGTAGTGAGCTGGGGCGACGGCTGCGCGCAGAGAAACAAGCCTGGCGTCTACAGCCGGCTCACCAGCCTGCGAGACTGGGTCAAAGCACAGACGGGCCTTTAG
- the ST14 gene encoding suppressor of tumorigenicity 14 protein isoform X1, with the protein MGQGPGNQTWALSELWSTYFGGEGSSEGLWGPAHTKLSCWNRRTSQKSAFMGDAGVRWSPALYTSQKSSCWRPVLAFLPSPFAAGDLRFPDMNNLEEGVEFLPAMNSKKMEKRGPKRWVVVTIVIVAFLLISLVTGLLVWHFKYRNAAVRKVFNGHLRVLNWDFLDAYENSSSSDFIVLANKVKSTVEDIYRNHEDIGPYHKETVITAFSEGSVIAYYWSEFLVPKYREESLDRAMADRQSLIQKLNPRLRNPVLKVESVVAFPADPSIAYSTRDNSCMFALHAKEGEVTSFTTPGFPNSPYPNNALCYWTLRADANSIISLTFKTLELEQCSTDSDYIKVYNSLSPVEPHALVKLCGNYAPSYNLTFLSSQNVMLVTLVTNKEGRFPGFKAEFFQLPKMKACSGTLKGESGTFTTPYYPAHYPPAMDCVWNIEVPPKKNVKVRFNMFFVLEPGIPVGSCTKDYVQINSTRYCGERSQFVVISTTNKIEVRFHSDQSYTDTGFSAEYLSYDSSDPCPGKFACNTGRCIDRSMRCDGWLDCVDGSDERGCTCTDKQFKCQNGWCKPKFWVCDNVNDCGDNSDELQCSCAADSFKCSNGKCIPDTRKCDGKDDCGDGSDEGSCSKVAHTTVPCKEYTYKCRSGPCISKQNPECDGERDCEDNSDEDNCNCGIRSYTRKSRIVGGQNSDVGEWPWQVSLHTKGQGHICGASLISERWLVSAAHCFLQLQGIRYSDPSLWTAYLGLTNQGNLNGANVQARKIKRIISHPFFNDYTYDYDIAVMELQSPATFSSVVQPICLPDATHNFPVGKDLWVTGWGATTEGGSGASILQKAEIRLINQTVCNELLQDQLTPRMMCVGILTGGVDACQGDSGGPLVSVEPSGRMFLAGVVSWGDGCAQRNKPGVYSRLTSLRDWVKAQTGL; encoded by the exons ATGGGTCAGGGTCCAGGGAACCAGACGTGGGCACTGAGTGAGTTATGGAGTACCTATTTtggaggagaggggagcagtGAGGGCCTTTGGGGCCCGGCACACACCAAGCTGTCTTGCTGGAACCGCCGAACAAGCCAGAAATCAGCCTTTATGGGAGATGCTGGGGTCAGATGGAGCCCCGCTTTGTACACATCTCAGAAATCTTCCTGCTGGAGGCCCGTCCTAGCCTTTCTGCCATccccctttgcagcaggagatCTCCGCTTTCCA GACATGAACAACCTGGAGGAAGGGGTGGAGTTCCTCCCTGCCATGAACTCCAAGAAGATGGAGAAGCGTGGCCCAAAGCGGTGGGTGGTCGTCACCATCGTGATCGTTGCTTTCCTGCTCATCTCCCTCGTCACCGGCCTCCTGGTTTGGCACTTCAAAT ACAGGAACGCGGCCGTCCGGAAGGTTTTCAACGGCCACTTACGGGTTCTGAACTGGGACTTCCTTGACGCTTACGAGAACTCCAGCTCATCGGACTTCATCGTGCTGGCCAATAAGGTGAAGAGCACG GTGGAGGATATCTACAGGAATCATGAAGATATTGGCCCTTACCACAAAGAGACAGTGATAACTGCGTTCAG TGAAGGCAGCGTCATTGCCTACTACTGGTCAGAGTTCCTTGTCCCCAAGTACCGGGAGGAGAGTCTGGACAGGGCGATGGCAGACAGGCAGAGCCTGATCCAGAAACTGAACCCCCGCCTGCGAAACCCCGTGCTGAAGGTGGAGTCGGTCGTCGCTTTCC ctgctgaccCCAGCATAGCTTACTCCACTCGGGACA ATAGCTGCATGTTTGCCCTCCACGCCAAGGAAGGGGAGGTCACCAGTTTCACCACGCCGGGCTTCCCCAACAGCCCGTACCCCAACAACGCGCTCTGCTACTGGACACTGAGGGCAGATGCCAACTCCATCATCAGCCTGACCTTCAAGACGCTGGAGCTGGAGCAGTGCTCAACTGACAGTGACTACATCAAGGTGTACAACTCTCTGAGCCCCGTGGAGCCCCACGCTTTGGTCAA GCTCTGTGGGAATTACGCCCCTTCCTACAACCTGACCTTCCTGTCCTCCCAGAACGTCATGCTCGTCACGTTGGTTACCAACAAGGAGGGGAGATTCCCTGGCTTTAAGGCTGAGTTCTTCCAGCTCCCCAAGATGAAAG CCTGCAGTGGGACTCTGAAAGGAGAAAGCGGCACCTTCACAACTCCCTATTACCCAGCACACTACCCCCCAGCCATGGACTGTGTCTGGAACATAGAG GTTCCCCCAAAAAAGAATGTGAAGGTGCGTTTCAACATGTTCTTCGTGCTGGAGCCCGGGATCCCGGTCGGCTCCTGCACCAAGGACTATGTGCAGATCAACAGCACGAG GTACTGCGGGGAGCGTTCCCAGTTCGTGGTGATCAGTACAACCAACAAAATAGAGGTCCGGTTCCACTCAGACCAGTCCTACACGGACACTGGCTTCTCTGCTGAGTACCTCTCCTATGACTCCAGCGATC CCTGCCCTGGCAAGTTTGCCTGCAACACTGGCCGCTGCATTGACCGAAGCATGCGCTGCGACGGGTGGCTGGACTGCGTAGACGGCAGCGATGAGAGAGGCTGCA CCTGTACCGACAAGCAGTTCAAGTGCCAGAATGGCTGGTGCAAGCCCAAGTTCTGGGTCTGTGACAACGTGAACGACTGCGGGGACAACAGCGACGAGCTGCAGTGCA GCTGCGCAGCCGACAGCTTCAAATGCAGCAACGGGAAGTGCATCCCCGACACGCGGAAGTGTGACGGCAAGGACGACTGCGGGGACGGGAGCGACGagggcagctgcagcaaag TGGCCCACACGACAGTCCCCTGCAAGGAATACACGTACAAATGCCGCAGCGGGCCCTGCATCAGCAAGCAGAACCCGGAGTGCGATGGGGAGCGGGACTGCGAGGACAACTCTGACGAGGACAACTGCA acTGCGGGATCCGCTCCTACACGAGGAAGTCGCGGATCGTCGGCGGGCAGAACTCGGACGTGGGAGAATGGCCGTGGCAGGTCAGCCTCCACACCAAGGGCCAGGGCCACATCTGCGGGGCCTCGCTGATCTCTGAGAGGTGGCTGGTGTCGGCGGCGCActgcttcctccagctgcagggcatCAG GTACTCGGACCCCAGCCTATGGACAGCCTACCTGGGCCTGACCAACCAAGGCAACCTCAACGGCGCCAACGTGCAAGCGCGGAAAATCAAGCGCATCATCTCCCACCCCTTCTTCAACGACTACACCTATGACTACGACATTGCCGTGATGGAGCTACAGAGCCCCGCCACCTTCTCCTCCGTCGTCCAGCCCATCTGCCTGCCCGATGCCACCCACAACTTCCCCGTGGGCAAGGACCTGTGGGTGACCGGCTGGGGAGCGACCACGGAAGGAG GCAGCGGCGCCTCCAtcttgcagaaagcagaaatccGGCTCATCAACCAGACCGTGTGTAACGAGCTGCTGCAGGACCAGCTGACGCCGCGCATGATGTGCGTGGGGATCCTGACGGGCGGCGTGGACGCCTGCCAG GGAGACTCTGGAGGGCCACTGGTCAGCGTGGAGCCCAGCGGTCGGATGTTCCTGGCCGGTGTAGTGAGCTGGGGCGACGGCTGCGCGCAGAGAAACAAGCCTGGCGTCTACAGCCGGCTCACCAGCCTGCGAGACTGGGTCAAAGCACAGACGGGCCTTTAG
- the ST14 gene encoding suppressor of tumorigenicity 14 protein isoform X4, translating into MNNLEEGVEFLPAMNSKKMEKRGPKRWVVVTIVIVAFLLISLVTGLLVWHFKYRNAAVRKVFNGHLRVLNWDFLDAYENSSSSDFIVLANKVKSTVEDIYRNHEDIGPYHKETVITAFSEGSVIAYYWSEFLVPKYREESLDRAMADRQSLIQKLNPRLRNPVLKVESVVAFPADPSIAYSTRDNSCMFALHAKEGEVTSFTTPGFPNSPYPNNALCYWTLRADANSIISLTFKTLELEQCSTDSDYIKVYNSLSPVEPHALVKLCGNYAPSYNLTFLSSQNVMLVTLVTNKEGRFPGFKAEFFQLPKMKACSGTLKGESGTFTTPYYPAHYPPAMDCVWNIEVPPKKNVKVRFNMFFVLEPGIPVGSCTKDYVQINSTRYCGERSQFVVISTTNKIEVRFHSDQSYTDTGFSAEYLSYDSSDPCPGKFACNTGRCIDRSMRCDGWLDCVDGSDERGCTCTDKQFKCQNGWCKPKFWVCDNVNDCGDNSDELQCSCAADSFKCSNGKCIPDTRKCDGKDDCGDGSDEGSCSKVAHTTVPCKEYTYKCRSGPCISKQNPECDGERDCEDNSDEDNCNCGIRSYTRKSRIVGGQNSDVGEWPWQVSLHTKGQGHICGASLISERWLVSAAHCFLQLQGIRYSDPSLWTAYLGLTNQGNLNGANVQARKIKRIISHPFFNDYTYDYDIAVMELQSPATFSSVVQPICLPDATHNFPVGKDLWVTGWGATTEGGSGASILQKAEIRLINQTVCNELLQDQLTPRMMCVGILTGGVDACQGDSGGPLVSVEPSGRMFLAGVVSWGDGCAQRNKPGVYSRLTSLRDWVKAQTGL; encoded by the exons ATGAACAACCTGGAGGAAGGGGTGGAGTTCCTCCCTGCCATGAACTCCAAGAAGATGGAGAAGCGTGGCCCAAAGCGGTGGGTGGTCGTCACCATCGTGATCGTTGCTTTCCTGCTCATCTCCCTCGTCACCGGCCTCCTGGTTTGGCACTTCAAAT ACAGGAACGCGGCCGTCCGGAAGGTTTTCAACGGCCACTTACGGGTTCTGAACTGGGACTTCCTTGACGCTTACGAGAACTCCAGCTCATCGGACTTCATCGTGCTGGCCAATAAGGTGAAGAGCACG GTGGAGGATATCTACAGGAATCATGAAGATATTGGCCCTTACCACAAAGAGACAGTGATAACTGCGTTCAG TGAAGGCAGCGTCATTGCCTACTACTGGTCAGAGTTCCTTGTCCCCAAGTACCGGGAGGAGAGTCTGGACAGGGCGATGGCAGACAGGCAGAGCCTGATCCAGAAACTGAACCCCCGCCTGCGAAACCCCGTGCTGAAGGTGGAGTCGGTCGTCGCTTTCC ctgctgaccCCAGCATAGCTTACTCCACTCGGGACA ATAGCTGCATGTTTGCCCTCCACGCCAAGGAAGGGGAGGTCACCAGTTTCACCACGCCGGGCTTCCCCAACAGCCCGTACCCCAACAACGCGCTCTGCTACTGGACACTGAGGGCAGATGCCAACTCCATCATCAGCCTGACCTTCAAGACGCTGGAGCTGGAGCAGTGCTCAACTGACAGTGACTACATCAAGGTGTACAACTCTCTGAGCCCCGTGGAGCCCCACGCTTTGGTCAA GCTCTGTGGGAATTACGCCCCTTCCTACAACCTGACCTTCCTGTCCTCCCAGAACGTCATGCTCGTCACGTTGGTTACCAACAAGGAGGGGAGATTCCCTGGCTTTAAGGCTGAGTTCTTCCAGCTCCCCAAGATGAAAG CCTGCAGTGGGACTCTGAAAGGAGAAAGCGGCACCTTCACAACTCCCTATTACCCAGCACACTACCCCCCAGCCATGGACTGTGTCTGGAACATAGAG GTTCCCCCAAAAAAGAATGTGAAGGTGCGTTTCAACATGTTCTTCGTGCTGGAGCCCGGGATCCCGGTCGGCTCCTGCACCAAGGACTATGTGCAGATCAACAGCACGAG GTACTGCGGGGAGCGTTCCCAGTTCGTGGTGATCAGTACAACCAACAAAATAGAGGTCCGGTTCCACTCAGACCAGTCCTACACGGACACTGGCTTCTCTGCTGAGTACCTCTCCTATGACTCCAGCGATC CCTGCCCTGGCAAGTTTGCCTGCAACACTGGCCGCTGCATTGACCGAAGCATGCGCTGCGACGGGTGGCTGGACTGCGTAGACGGCAGCGATGAGAGAGGCTGCA CCTGTACCGACAAGCAGTTCAAGTGCCAGAATGGCTGGTGCAAGCCCAAGTTCTGGGTCTGTGACAACGTGAACGACTGCGGGGACAACAGCGACGAGCTGCAGTGCA GCTGCGCAGCCGACAGCTTCAAATGCAGCAACGGGAAGTGCATCCCCGACACGCGGAAGTGTGACGGCAAGGACGACTGCGGGGACGGGAGCGACGagggcagctgcagcaaag TGGCCCACACGACAGTCCCCTGCAAGGAATACACGTACAAATGCCGCAGCGGGCCCTGCATCAGCAAGCAGAACCCGGAGTGCGATGGGGAGCGGGACTGCGAGGACAACTCTGACGAGGACAACTGCA acTGCGGGATCCGCTCCTACACGAGGAAGTCGCGGATCGTCGGCGGGCAGAACTCGGACGTGGGAGAATGGCCGTGGCAGGTCAGCCTCCACACCAAGGGCCAGGGCCACATCTGCGGGGCCTCGCTGATCTCTGAGAGGTGGCTGGTGTCGGCGGCGCActgcttcctccagctgcagggcatCAG GTACTCGGACCCCAGCCTATGGACAGCCTACCTGGGCCTGACCAACCAAGGCAACCTCAACGGCGCCAACGTGCAAGCGCGGAAAATCAAGCGCATCATCTCCCACCCCTTCTTCAACGACTACACCTATGACTACGACATTGCCGTGATGGAGCTACAGAGCCCCGCCACCTTCTCCTCCGTCGTCCAGCCCATCTGCCTGCCCGATGCCACCCACAACTTCCCCGTGGGCAAGGACCTGTGGGTGACCGGCTGGGGAGCGACCACGGAAGGAG GCAGCGGCGCCTCCAtcttgcagaaagcagaaatccGGCTCATCAACCAGACCGTGTGTAACGAGCTGCTGCAGGACCAGCTGACGCCGCGCATGATGTGCGTGGGGATCCTGACGGGCGGCGTGGACGCCTGCCAG GGAGACTCTGGAGGGCCACTGGTCAGCGTGGAGCCCAGCGGTCGGATGTTCCTGGCCGGTGTAGTGAGCTGGGGCGACGGCTGCGCGCAGAGAAACAAGCCTGGCGTCTACAGCCGGCTCACCAGCCTGCGAGACTGGGTCAAAGCACAGACGGGCCTTTAG